A single Eubalaena glacialis isolate mEubGla1 chromosome 18, mEubGla1.1.hap2.+ XY, whole genome shotgun sequence DNA region contains:
- the ATP1A3 gene encoding sodium/potassium-transporting ATPase subunit alpha-3 isoform X1: MGDKKDDKGSPKKSKGTKDRRDLDDLKKEVAMTEHKMSVEEVCRKYNTDCVQGLTHSKAQEILARDGPNALTPPPTTPEWVKFCRQLFGGFSILLWIGAILCFLAYGIQAGTEDDPSGDNLYLGIVLAAVVIITGCFSYYQEAKSSKIMESFKNMVPQQALVIREGEKMQVNAEEVVVGDLVEIKGGDRVPADLRIISAHGCKVDNSSLTGESEPQTRSPDCTHDNPLETRNITFFSTNCVEGTARGVVVATGDRTVMGRIATLASGLEVGKTPIAIEIEHFIQLITGVAVFLGVSFFILSLILGYTWLEAVIFLIGIIVANVPEGLLATVTVCLTLTAKRMARKNCLVKNLEAVETLGSTSTICSDKTGTLTQNRMTVAHMWFDNQIHEADTTEDQSGTSFDKSSHTWVALSHIAGLCNRAVFKGGQDNIPVLKRDVAGDASESALLKCIELSSGSVKLMRERNKKVAEIPFNSTNKYQLSIHETEDPNDNRYLLVMKGAPERILDRCSTILLQGKEQPLDEEMKEAFQNAYLELGGLGERVLGFCHYYLPEEQFPKGFAFDCDDVNFTTDNLCFVGLMSMIDPPRAAVPDAVGKCRSAGIKVIMVTGDHPITAKAIAKGVGIISEGNETVEDIAARLNIPVSQVNPRDAKACVIHGTDLKDFTSEQIDEILQNHTEIVFARTSPQQKLIIVEGCQRQGAIVAVTGDGVNDSPALKKADIGVAMGIAGSDVSKQAADMILLDDNFASIVTGVEEGRLIFDNLKKSIAYTLTSNIPEITPFLLFIMANIPLPLGTITILCIDLGTDMVPAISLAYEAAESDIMKRQPRNPRTDKLVNERLISMAYGQIGMIQALGGFFSYFVILAENGFLPGNLVGIRLNWDDRTVNDLEDSYGQQWTYEQRKVVEFTCHTAFFVSIVVVQWADLIICKTRRNSVFQQGMKNKILIFGLFEETALAAFLSYCPGMDVALRMYPLKPSWWFCAFPYSFLIFVYDEIRKLILRRNPGGWVEKETYY; encoded by the exons TGGGCCTAACGCGCTCACGCCGCCGCCCACCACCCCAGAGTGGGTCAAGTTCTGCCGCCAGCTCTTTGGGGGCTTCTCAATCCTGCTGTGGATCGGGGCCATCCTCTGCTTCCTGGCCTACGGCATCCAGGCAGGCACCGAGGACGATCCTTCTGGCGACAAC CTGTACCTGGGCATCGTGCTGGCGGCCGTGGTCATCATCACCGGCTGCTTCTCCTACTACCAGGAAGCCAAGAGCTCCAAGATCATGGAATCCTTCAAGAACATGGTTCCCCAG CAAGCCCTGGTGATCCGGGAAGGTGAGAAGATGCAGGTAAATGCTGAGGAGGTGGTGGTCGGGGACCTGGTGGAGATCAAGGGCGGAGACCGAGTCCCAGCCGACCTGCGCATCATCTCAGCCCACGGCTGCAAG GTGGACAACTCTTCCCTGACCGGCGAATCAGAGCCCCAGACCCGCTCCCCCGACTGCACTCACGACAACCCCTTGGAGACTCGGAACATCACCTTCTTTTCCACCAACTGCGTGGAAG GCACAGCTCGGGGCGTGGTGGTGGCCACGGGTGACCGCACCGTCATGGGCCGCATCGCCACTCTGGCTTCCGGGCTGGAGGTGGGCAAGACGCCCATCGCCATTGAGATCGAGCACTTTATCCAACTCATCACTGGCGTGGCTGTCTTCCTGGGCGTCTCCTTCTTCATCCTCTCCCTCATTCTCGGATACACCTGGCTCGAGGCTGTCATCTTCCTCATCGGCATCATCGTGGCCAATGTCCCAGAGGGCCTGCTGGCCACTGTCACT GTGTGTCTGACCCTGACCGCCAAGCGCATGGCTCGGAAGAACTGCCTTGTGAAAAACCTAGAGGCTGTAGAGACCCTGGGCTCCACATCCACCATCTGCTCGGACAAGACAGGGACCCTCACCCAGAACCGCATGACGGTCGCCCACATGTGGTTCGACAACCAGATCCACGAGGCCGACACCACTGAGGACCAGTCAG GGACTTCATTTGACAAGAGCTCGCACACCTGGGTGGCCCTGTCTCACATTGCTGGACTCTGCAACCGTGCCGTCTTCAAGGGGGGTCAGGACAACATCCCTGTGCTCAAG agGGATGTGGCCGGGGATGCCTCCGAGTCTGCCCTGCTCAAGTGCATCGAGTTGTCCTCCGGCTCCGTGAAGCTGATGCGCGAACGCAATAAGAAAGTGGCTGAGATCCCCTTCAACTCCACCAACAAATACCAG CTCTCCATCCACGAGACCGAGGACCCCAATGACAACCGGTACCTGCTGGTGATGAAGGGCGCCCCCGAGCGCATCCTGGACCGGTGCTCCACCATCCTGCTGCAGGGCAAGGAGCAGCCGCTGGACGAGGAGATGAAGGAGGCTTTCCAGAACGCCTACCTCGAGCTTGGGGGCCTGGGCGAACGCGTGCTTG GTTTCTGCCATTATTACCTGCCCGAGGAGCAGTTCCCTAAGGGCTTTGCCTTCGACTGTGACGATGTGAACTTCACCACCGACAACCTCTGCTTCGTGGGCCTCATGTCCATGATCGACCCTCCCCGGGCAGCCGTCCCTGACGCGGTGGGCAAGTGCCGCAGTGCGGGCATCAAG GTCATCATGGTCACGGGCGATCACCCCATCACGGCAAAGGCCATTGCCAAGGGTGTGGGCATCATCTCCGAGGGCAACGAGACCGTGGAGGACATCGCCGCCCGGCTCAACATTCCCGTCAGCCAGGTCAACCCCCG GGATGCCAAGGCCTGTGTGATCCATGGCACCGACCTCAAGGACTTCACCTCTGAGCAAATCGACGAGATCCTGCAGAACCACACTGAAATCGTCTTCGCCCGCACGTCCCCCCAGCAGAAGCTCATCATCGTGGAGGGCTGTCAGAGACAG ggAGCCATCGTGGCTGTGACTGGGGATGGCGTGAACGACTCCCCCGCCCTGAAGAAGGCTGACATCGGGGTGGCCATGGGCATTGCAGGCTCTGACGTCTCCAAACAGGCAGCAGACATGATTCTGCTGGATGACAACTTTGCCTCCATTGTCACGGGTGTGGAGGAGG GCCGCCTGATCTTCGACAACCTGAAGAAGTCCATCGCCTACACCCTGACCAGCAACATCCCCGAGATCACACCCTTCCTGCTGTTCATCATGGCCAACATCCCACTGCCTCTGGGCACCATCACCATCCTCTGCATCGACCTGGGCACTGACATG GTCCCTGCCATCTCGCTGGCGTACGAGGCTGCCGAGAGTGACATCATGAAGAGACAGCCCAGGAACCCACGCACTGACAAGCTGGTCAATGAGAGACTCATCAGCATGGCCTACGGACAGATCG gaATGATCCAGGCTCTTGGTGGCTTCTTCTCCTACTTTGTGATCCTGGCAGAAAATGGCTTCTTGCCTGGCAACCTGGTGGGCATCCGGCTGAACTGGGATGACCGCACCGTCAACGACCTGGAGGACAGTTACGGGCAGCAGTGG ACCTACGAGCAGAGGAAAGTGGTGGAGTTCACGTGCCACACGGCTTTCTTCGTGAGCATAGTGGTCGTGCAGTGGGCTGACCTGATCATCTGCAAGACCAGGAGGAACTCCGTCTTCCAGCAGGGCATGAA GAACAAGATCCTGATCTTCGGGTTGTTTGAGGAGACGGCCCTGGCTGCCTTCCTGTCCTACTGCCCCGGCATGGACGTGGCCCTTCGCATGTACCCTCTCAA GCCCAGCTGGTGGTTCTGTGCCTTCCCctacagttttctcatcttcgTCTATGATGAAATCCGCAAACTTATCCTGCGCAGGAACCCTGGGG GTTGG
- the ATP1A3 gene encoding sodium/potassium-transporting ATPase subunit alpha-3 isoform X2 produces MTEHKMSVEEVCRKYNTDCVQGLTHSKQALVIREGEKMQVNAEEVVVGDLVEIKGGDRVPADLRIISAHGCKVDNSSLTGESEPQTRSPDCTHDNPLETRNITFFSTNCVEGTARGVVVATGDRTVMGRIATLASGLEVGKTPIAIEIEHFIQLITGVAVFLGVSFFILSLILGYTWLEAVIFLIGIIVANVPEGLLATVTVCLTLTAKRMARKNCLVKNLEAVETLGSTSTICSDKTGTLTQNRMTVAHMWFDNQIHEADTTEDQSGTSFDKSSHTWVALSHIAGLCNRAVFKGGQDNIPVLKRDVAGDASESALLKCIELSSGSVKLMRERNKKVAEIPFNSTNKYQLSIHETEDPNDNRYLLVMKGAPERILDRCSTILLQGKEQPLDEEMKEAFQNAYLELGGLGERVLGFCHYYLPEEQFPKGFAFDCDDVNFTTDNLCFVGLMSMIDPPRAAVPDAVGKCRSAGIKVIMVTGDHPITAKAIAKGVGIISEGNETVEDIAARLNIPVSQVNPRDAKACVIHGTDLKDFTSEQIDEILQNHTEIVFARTSPQQKLIIVEGCQRQGAIVAVTGDGVNDSPALKKADIGVAMGIAGSDVSKQAADMILLDDNFASIVTGVEEGRLIFDNLKKSIAYTLTSNIPEITPFLLFIMANIPLPLGTITILCIDLGTDMVPAISLAYEAAESDIMKRQPRNPRTDKLVNERLISMAYGQIGMIQALGGFFSYFVILAENGFLPGNLVGIRLNWDDRTVNDLEDSYGQQWTYEQRKVVEFTCHTAFFVSIVVVQWADLIICKTRRNSVFQQGMKNKILIFGLFEETALAAFLSYCPGMDVALRMYPLKPSWWFCAFPYSFLIFVYDEIRKLILRRNPGGWVEKETYY; encoded by the exons CAAGCCCTGGTGATCCGGGAAGGTGAGAAGATGCAGGTAAATGCTGAGGAGGTGGTGGTCGGGGACCTGGTGGAGATCAAGGGCGGAGACCGAGTCCCAGCCGACCTGCGCATCATCTCAGCCCACGGCTGCAAG GTGGACAACTCTTCCCTGACCGGCGAATCAGAGCCCCAGACCCGCTCCCCCGACTGCACTCACGACAACCCCTTGGAGACTCGGAACATCACCTTCTTTTCCACCAACTGCGTGGAAG GCACAGCTCGGGGCGTGGTGGTGGCCACGGGTGACCGCACCGTCATGGGCCGCATCGCCACTCTGGCTTCCGGGCTGGAGGTGGGCAAGACGCCCATCGCCATTGAGATCGAGCACTTTATCCAACTCATCACTGGCGTGGCTGTCTTCCTGGGCGTCTCCTTCTTCATCCTCTCCCTCATTCTCGGATACACCTGGCTCGAGGCTGTCATCTTCCTCATCGGCATCATCGTGGCCAATGTCCCAGAGGGCCTGCTGGCCACTGTCACT GTGTGTCTGACCCTGACCGCCAAGCGCATGGCTCGGAAGAACTGCCTTGTGAAAAACCTAGAGGCTGTAGAGACCCTGGGCTCCACATCCACCATCTGCTCGGACAAGACAGGGACCCTCACCCAGAACCGCATGACGGTCGCCCACATGTGGTTCGACAACCAGATCCACGAGGCCGACACCACTGAGGACCAGTCAG GGACTTCATTTGACAAGAGCTCGCACACCTGGGTGGCCCTGTCTCACATTGCTGGACTCTGCAACCGTGCCGTCTTCAAGGGGGGTCAGGACAACATCCCTGTGCTCAAG agGGATGTGGCCGGGGATGCCTCCGAGTCTGCCCTGCTCAAGTGCATCGAGTTGTCCTCCGGCTCCGTGAAGCTGATGCGCGAACGCAATAAGAAAGTGGCTGAGATCCCCTTCAACTCCACCAACAAATACCAG CTCTCCATCCACGAGACCGAGGACCCCAATGACAACCGGTACCTGCTGGTGATGAAGGGCGCCCCCGAGCGCATCCTGGACCGGTGCTCCACCATCCTGCTGCAGGGCAAGGAGCAGCCGCTGGACGAGGAGATGAAGGAGGCTTTCCAGAACGCCTACCTCGAGCTTGGGGGCCTGGGCGAACGCGTGCTTG GTTTCTGCCATTATTACCTGCCCGAGGAGCAGTTCCCTAAGGGCTTTGCCTTCGACTGTGACGATGTGAACTTCACCACCGACAACCTCTGCTTCGTGGGCCTCATGTCCATGATCGACCCTCCCCGGGCAGCCGTCCCTGACGCGGTGGGCAAGTGCCGCAGTGCGGGCATCAAG GTCATCATGGTCACGGGCGATCACCCCATCACGGCAAAGGCCATTGCCAAGGGTGTGGGCATCATCTCCGAGGGCAACGAGACCGTGGAGGACATCGCCGCCCGGCTCAACATTCCCGTCAGCCAGGTCAACCCCCG GGATGCCAAGGCCTGTGTGATCCATGGCACCGACCTCAAGGACTTCACCTCTGAGCAAATCGACGAGATCCTGCAGAACCACACTGAAATCGTCTTCGCCCGCACGTCCCCCCAGCAGAAGCTCATCATCGTGGAGGGCTGTCAGAGACAG ggAGCCATCGTGGCTGTGACTGGGGATGGCGTGAACGACTCCCCCGCCCTGAAGAAGGCTGACATCGGGGTGGCCATGGGCATTGCAGGCTCTGACGTCTCCAAACAGGCAGCAGACATGATTCTGCTGGATGACAACTTTGCCTCCATTGTCACGGGTGTGGAGGAGG GCCGCCTGATCTTCGACAACCTGAAGAAGTCCATCGCCTACACCCTGACCAGCAACATCCCCGAGATCACACCCTTCCTGCTGTTCATCATGGCCAACATCCCACTGCCTCTGGGCACCATCACCATCCTCTGCATCGACCTGGGCACTGACATG GTCCCTGCCATCTCGCTGGCGTACGAGGCTGCCGAGAGTGACATCATGAAGAGACAGCCCAGGAACCCACGCACTGACAAGCTGGTCAATGAGAGACTCATCAGCATGGCCTACGGACAGATCG gaATGATCCAGGCTCTTGGTGGCTTCTTCTCCTACTTTGTGATCCTGGCAGAAAATGGCTTCTTGCCTGGCAACCTGGTGGGCATCCGGCTGAACTGGGATGACCGCACCGTCAACGACCTGGAGGACAGTTACGGGCAGCAGTGG ACCTACGAGCAGAGGAAAGTGGTGGAGTTCACGTGCCACACGGCTTTCTTCGTGAGCATAGTGGTCGTGCAGTGGGCTGACCTGATCATCTGCAAGACCAGGAGGAACTCCGTCTTCCAGCAGGGCATGAA GAACAAGATCCTGATCTTCGGGTTGTTTGAGGAGACGGCCCTGGCTGCCTTCCTGTCCTACTGCCCCGGCATGGACGTGGCCCTTCGCATGTACCCTCTCAA GCCCAGCTGGTGGTTCTGTGCCTTCCCctacagttttctcatcttcgTCTATGATGAAATCCGCAAACTTATCCTGCGCAGGAACCCTGGGG GTTGG